A stretch of the Lactuca sativa cultivar Salinas chromosome 9, Lsat_Salinas_v11, whole genome shotgun sequence genome encodes the following:
- the LOC111905937 gene encoding probable disease resistance protein At5g66900, whose translation MAFLVDPLISESIAKLTDLVIYVVKTTANFKPELKQLTLTLQRITPIIEDVVNMNRKLDRTEEERKMFKEELEEAEKLVKKCAKVKRNIFKKFKYSLKLKDFNGKLLRFFQIEVQVFQTRGIVETLSGVHDIKIKMDSIASDVKDIQLSKSWNGNYCSSMSTSSRTDRSGSENMEREKYGWRAPALPKGIVAFEEPLAKLKAEVVAGIGSDDYGDPMDCDDRSVLVVAAAGGCGKTTLVKMLCNDTEIREKFGENIFFVTVSESPNFMVIVNDLFNPNFSGPQVFFQSNEDAKNKLENFLNEKVVGPMLLVLDDVWSDTFIDNFPSKNRECKILVTSRTAFTNYDVFKFDPLNEKDAKTLFRQSAFTKGGKRPSPVISENLVNQMVTCCKRHPLTLSVVGRSLNGKDKSVWESMLKSLSQGRLVLDLHKDVLIGLERSFDALDDDFKECFLDLGTFPEDQRIPVSALLNMWVHLYNHDDGGVDTLAKIFELSYRNLVDLMISGFKNDLGERVNHCDQQFVTQHDLLRELAIHLNSKLPLEKRTRLIINIRGDEFPTSIKQVQEPMQARILSISTGESFSSKWCYMEVPDLEVLILNLMSKTYSLPNFLAGNPKLKILNITNHGLYPTEFTNFNFLTSSHNLTRIRLERVDISPSILSLINLQKVSLIMCKIGNGFKKLSTTHQNIWPQLVEIEIDYCQDLVEFPGKLCKSIHLKKISITNCNEMYGFNEEIGDLINLETLSLRSCTKLEKLPESICSLEKLNVLDISDCLSLSGLPEKMGKLGSLRTIYMKGCTGVHELPESVEDLSHVHVVCNEETAYQWREYGNVEIDLVEEDRLETLLKIIPFG comes from the exons ATGGCTTTTCTCGTAGATCCCCTTATTTCCGAATCCATCGCCAAACTTACTGACCTGGTAATATATGTAGTAAAAACCACGGCCAATTTCAAGCCAGAACTGAAGCAACTCACTCTCACCTTACAGAGAATAACACCAATTATTGAGGATGTAGTCAATATGAATCGGAAACTAGATCGCACAGAGGAAGAGCGGAAGATGTTCAAAGAGGAACTCGAAGAAGCGGAAAAACTCGTCAAGAAATGTGCGAAAGTGAAGAGAAATATCTTCAAGAAGTTCAAGTACTCACTGAAGCTAAAAGACTTCAACGGTAAATTGTTACGATTCTTTCAAATCGAAGTTCAAGTATTCCAGACTCGGGGCATTGTGGAGACGCTTTCAGGGGTGCACGATATCAAAATAAAAATGGATAGTATAGCTTCGGATGTGAAAGATATTCAACTGAGTAAAAGTTGGAACGGTAATTATTGTAGTTCGATGTCGACGTCTTCGAGAACAGACAGATCTGGAAGTGAAAACATGGAACGAGAAAAGTATGGCTGGCGAGCTCCAGCACTTCCGAAGGGAATTGTAGCGTTTGAGGAGCCATTAGCGAAGCTGAAGGCGGAGGTTGTTGCAGGTATCGGTAGTGACGATTATGGTGATCCAATGGATTGTGATGATCGATCGGTGTTGGTTGTTGCTGCTGCTGGCGGATGTGGAAAGACGACTTTGGTGAAAATGCTATGCAATGACACTGAGATTCGAG AAAAATTCGGGGAGAACATCTTCTTTGTGACAGTTTCAGAATCACCCAATTTCATGGTAATCGTCAACGATCTCTTTAATCCAAATTTCTCGGGTCCCCAAGTTTTTTTTCAAAGTAATGAAGATGCAAAGAACAAGCTGGAGAACTTTTTGAATGAGAAAGTAGTTGGTCCCATGCTTCTGGTATTAGATGACGTGTGGTCTGATACGTTCATTGACAACTTTCCATCAAAGAACAGAGAATGCAAGATTCTTGTCACGTCTAGGACTGCATTTACAAACTACGATGTCTTCAAATTTGACCCTTTGAACGAGAAAGATGCTAAAACACTCTTTCGCCAATCTGCATTTACTAAAGGAGGGAAGAGGCCTAGTCCAGTTATTAGTGAGAATCTTGTGAATCAG ATGGTAACATGTTGTAAAAGACATCCGCTTACTCTTTCTGTGGTTGGTCGATCTTTAAATGGGAAGGATAAGTCAGTCTGGGAATCCATGCTAAAATCTTTGTCTCAAGGAAGGTTGGTTCTAGATTTACACAAGGATGTACTCATCGGCCTCGAAAGAAGCTTTGATGCCCTAGATGATGACTTCAAAGAATGTTTCTTGGATTTGGGGACTTTTCCTGAAGATCAAAGGATCCCGGTTAGCGCTCTATTGAACATGTGGGTGCATTTGTACAACCATGATGATGGTGGTGTTGATACCCTCGCCAAGATCTTTGAACTTTCCTACAGAAATCTTGTCGATCTTATGATCTCTGG GTTTAAAAATGATTTGGGTGAAAGAGTTAACCATTGCGACCAACAATTTGTGACACAACATGATTTGCTGAGGGAGCTTGCTATTCACCTCAATAGCAAATTACCCTTAGaaaaaaggacaagattgattataaATATACGAGGAGATGAATTTCCTACATCAATCAAACAAGTTCAAGAACCTATGCAAGCCCGCATATTGTCTATTTCCACAG GAGAATCCTTCTCCTCAAAATGGTGCTACATGGAAGTACCCGACCTTGAAGTTCTAATCTTGAACTTAATGTCAAAGACCTACTCTTTACCCAATTTCTTAGCAGGAAATCCAAAACTAAAGATTCTAAACATCACAAACCACGGCTTATACCCTACAGAATTCACCAATTTCAATTTTCTTACCTCTTCACACAACCTAACAAGAATCAGACTCGAACGTGTCGACATAAGTCCGTCAATTTTATCACTAATAAACCTGCAAAAAGTATCCCTCATTATGTGCAAAATTGGTAACGGTTTCAAGAAACTTAGTACCACCCACCAAAATATTTGGCCACAATTAGTTGAAATCGAAATCGATTACTGCCAAGATTTAGTCGAATTCCCGGGGAAATTATGTAAAAGCATCCATCTCAAGAAGATCAGCATCACTAATTGTAACGAGATGTATGGATTTAATGAAGAAATTGGGGATTTGATTAATTTGGAAACACTTAGTCTTCGTTCTTGTACGAAATTGGAGAAGTTGCCTGAATCGATATGCAGCCTTGAAAAGTTGAATGTTCTTGACATTTCAGATTGTTTAAGCTTGAGTGGGTTGCCTGAAAAAATGGGGAAACTGGGTAGTTTAAGGACAATTTATATGAAGGGTTGTACCGGTGTACACGAGCTGCCGGAATCTGTGGAGGACTTGTCTCATGTACATGTGGTATGTAATGAAGAAACAGCTTATCAGTGGCGGGAGTATGGTAATGTGGAGATTGATTTGGTGGAAGAAGATCGATTAGAAACCCTTCTGAAAATCATCCCGTTTGGTTAA